The Actinocorallia herbida DNA window CTGTCGGTGGGGCGCGCGAAGATCGCGCCCATGGTCGATCCCCTGAGCGCCGCGGAACGCGCGGCGGACTTCGCCGAGAAGATGCTCGCAACGCCGTATCGCCTCCCGAGACCGATCGTGGAGTACCCGCCCGGCGCGGGGCCGGTGGAGCGGCGCGAGGAGATGCGCCCCGTCTACGCGGCGATCGTCGAGCGGATCGGGCCGCCCACCCTGCTCGGCGCGACCGGGGACGGGCCGTACGTCAGATGGGGCCGCAGGGGGGACACCCTGTTGCTCACGGGGGACCGCGCGGCCGCGACGCTCGTCTCCGTGGACACGCGCGAGTTCCTGCGGAAGGAGTACGACGCGCTCCAGCGCAACTACGGGACGCCGTCGCCCCAACGCCCGCCCTACCTGTGGCGGCTCGACCGCAAGGGCCCGGGGCCGGTCACCCGCTACTACGAGTACGCCGGCCACCTGAACGGCAGGGTGGGCTGGGAGGAGTTCGGCGAGGCTCTAGAGCGGGTGCTCTCGTCGTTCGTGGAGCACATGCCGGTGCAGGCCGGCGAATGCTGGGTGGCCTTCCGGCTGCGTGCGGAGGGCAGGGACGTGCTGCTCAACTACGACCTCCGGGACCACGGTGCGGAACTCTGCGCCATCGTCGAGGATCGCGGCACGGATGACGAGGACGTGATGCGCGCGCGCGGATGGCGGTCCGTCGATCGGTACGGCCGGTGGCGGATCGACCTTCCCGAGGCGGATCCGGGGTCCGCCGCGGAGATCGCGCGGGTCGTCGTCGCCGAGCTGCGGACCCGGGTCCGCGACCCTCGGAGCCTCATGGCCCATGACGTCGGCGCCGGGGACGACGGCGACCTGTGGCTTCCCGGCCTGGGCATCGAGGTCTGGCCGCGACGCGAAGCGGGCGACGACCACTGAGGACGCCGATTCCCGACGTGGTCCCGGCCGGTGCCGTCTTTCGTGAACATTCGGACGACAGGTGCTGAACATCGCGTTCTAGGGCGAACTCGGACGTGTGCGGCGGCGTCCTCTGAGGGCCCGGAGCGGTTCCGAAACGCGGGCCGCAGGGCGTCGAGGAGGACGGTGTGCGCAAGTCGGTGGCACTGTTCACGGCCGTAGGGATGTTCGCGACAACGGCCGTAGGGACAGTCGGACAAGGCGCGTCGGCGGCGGAGCCGGCAGCGAAGGCCGCAAGGAAGCCCGCCAAGGTGGGCGACTTCAACGGCGACGGAAGGGTCGACATCGTCGCGGGCCACCCCGGGCTCGCGACGAAGGGCCGGAAGAAGGCCGGGGGCGTGCTCGTCCTGAACGGGGCGAACAGGCTCGGCAAGCAGTGGCGGACCATCACGCGGGACACCGCGGGCGTGCCCGGCCGCTCCCGCTCCGGGGAGCGGTTCGGCGCGGAGATCGTCAGCGGCGACTTCGACCGCGACGGGTTCGCCGACCTCGCGGTCGGGACGGCGGGCGCGGTCGTCGTCCTCCACGGCTCGAAGAAGGGCCTGACGGGGAAGCGGGCCAAGGAGATCCTGCCGGGCTTCTCCGCCCGGCAGGACGGTCCGGGCAGCGCCCAGGGAGCCCCGGACACCGCAAGGTTCGGCACCGTCATGAGCTCCGGCGACTACAACGGGGACGGCTACGCCGACCTCGCCGTGCGCAGCGACCGGGGCAGGTCCGGCGTCCTGGTGCTCAAGGGCGGCAAGAAGGGTCTCACGACCAAGGGCGCGGTCCGCCTCACCAACGGGCTCAAGAGGTTCGGGACGTTCCTGGCCTCCGGCGACGTGACCGGCGACGGCCGCGCGGACCTCGTCGCCTCCCAGGCCACCCCCGACGGCTCGGCCACCCCGCCGTCCGCCGTCTATGACCAGCCGTTCACGCTGCTGCCGGGCTCCGCCCGCGGGCCGCGGACCGCCACCGAGACGCGCTGGTCCGTGCCGACCAAGCGCGCGCTGCGGTTCGTCCTGGGCGACCTCGACGGCGACCGCCGCGCCGACCTCGTCCGGACCCAGGACGCCGGGACCGAGGACGAGCAGGGGTTCACGACCCAGTTGAGCGACGGCCGGGGCTTCGCCGCTCCGAAGGCGACCGTGACGGGCCAGGACGCGCCCGCGTCGGGCGTCTTCGCGATCGGCGACTTCACCGGCGACGGCAGGGGAGAACTCCTCGCCTCGCTGTGGTCCTTCCACTCGTACGTGGCCCTCTACCCGGGCACCGACGAGGGCGTCGGCCCGCGCAGCGGCGCCTACGGGGGCGAGTCCGAGGCGGTCGGCTACGGCGAGCACCTCGCGCTGCCGAACGTCGCCGGGGATCGCCGCGCCGACGTGCTGTTCACCTCGACCGACGGCTACGGCGGCACCGACCTCCACCTGCACACGGGCGGGACCGCCACCGAGAGGGTGATCCGAAGGGCCACCGGCGGCGTCGAGAGCTTCACCCTTCTCAGCCCCTGATCCTCGGTGACGCAGGTCTCACCGCCGCCTGGAATTGAGTCGACCTCGCTCAGGTTTACTGAGTCATACAAGGCAATGGCAGTGAGCCGGCAGTTGGAGGAGAGAAGATCATGAGCACTGTTTCCCTGTGGCGGCGCGACCCCTTCGCCGAGTTCGACGCCGTGGTCCGGCAGGCTTTCGGCCCCGCGTTCGCGCAGGCGCCGGCGGCCGCGCAGCGGCGGGCGTTCGTGCCGAGCGCCGAGGTGACCCGGGACGGCCAGGACGCCGTCGTGGCCGTCGAGGTGCCCGGTCTGGACGCGGCCAAGGACGTCGCGGTCGAGGTCGAGCGCGGCAGGCTGATCGTGCGCGGCGAGCGCCGTGACGAGACCGGTGGCGACCGCGGCCGCCGCGAGATCCGGTACGGCTCGTTCCGTCGCGAGTTCGTGCTCCCCGAGCACGTCACCGCCGACGCGGTGAGCGCCGTGTACGACGCGGGAGTGCTGCGCGTAAGGGTGGCCGACGCCTTCGCCGAGGCCCGCCCCGGTCGCGTCGCCATCACGGTCGGCACCGCCGCGCCCGTCGAGGCGGCGGTGAGCGCGGCGCCGGCCGAGGTGGAGGCCGAGGTCGAGGCCCCCAAGGAGGCCTGACCCGCGACCGGAGAAGGCGGGGAGCCCGAGCGGGCTTCCCGCCTTTTTCCTGTTCGTAAAGATGTGATCGTGGCCACATTGTGCCGCAGGGAAAGTAGTGACGCGGCTCACTCAGCGAGGTAGAACGTGTTCTAGCTCGAAAGGAGTGAGGTGCATCACATGAGTGATGAAGGCGTGTACAGAGCGCGAAGGCTGCAAGTCTCGCGTCGTGGATTCATTGCTGGAACCGGTTCTATGTTGGGTGCCGCGGCGGTGCTCGGCAGGGCGGTCCCCGCCGCTGCCGCGCCCCCGCCCGCGCCCATCGCGTCGGGCTCCCACGTCCCCGCGCTGATCATCGGCAGCGGATACGGCGGCTCCGTCGCGGCCCTGCGCCTCGCGCAGGCGGGCATCGACGTCCACATCATCGAGATGGGTCAGGCCTGGGACACCCCCGGATCCGACGGCAAGATCTTCGCCAACACCAAGAGCCCGGACGTCCGGTCCTTCTGGCTGCGCACGAAGACCAAGCAGCCGGTGTCCAGCTTCCTCGGGTTCCCGATCGACAAGGACGTCCCGAAGTACACCGGCATCCTCGACGCCGAGGACTTCAGCGGCATCACCGTGTACCAGGGCCGCGGCGTCGGCGGCGGCTCGCTGGTCAACGGCGGCATGGCGGTCACCCCGCCGCGCGCCCGCTTCGGGGGCGTCCTGCCCTCGGTCGACGCCAACGAGATGTACGACACCTACTACCCGCGCGCCCGCGCCGGGCTGGGCGTCACCGACATCGACCAGTCCTGGTGGGAGACCGCCGACTGCTACAAGTACGCCCGCGTCGGCCGCAAGCACGCCCAGCGGTCCAACTTCGACCACGTCTTCGTCTCGAACGTCTACGACTTCGACTACATGAAGGCCGAGCAGGCCGGGACGGTGCCGAAGTCGGCGCTCGACGCCGAGGTCATCTACGGCAACAACGCCGGCAAGAAGAGCCTCCAGAAGACCTACCTTCCGGCGGCCAAGGCGACCAACCGCGTGGCGATCTCGCCGCTGCACAAGGTCACCTCGGTGACGCCGCGCGCGGCGGGCGGCTACACGATCTCGATCGAGCAGCTGAACACCGCGGGCGACGTCGTGGCCACCAAGACGGTGAGCGCGGACCGCGTCTTCTTCGCCGCGGGCAGCGTCGGCACGAGCAAGCTCCTGGTGAAGCTGAAGGCGACCGGCGCGCTGCCGAACCTCAACAACGAGGTCGGCAAGGGCTGGGGCGACAACGGCAACGTCATGTGCGGCCGCGCCAACCACATGTGGGACCCGACCGGCTCGGTCCAGTCGTCCATCCCGACGACCGGCATCGACAACTGGGCCGCGGGCGGCGCCTTCGCCGAGGTCGCGCCGCTGCCGACGGGCATCGAGACCTACGCCTCGCTCTACCTGTCGATCACCAACACGCCGAACCGCGCCGAGTTCTCCTACAACGCCTCGACGGGCGGCGTGGACCTCAGCTGGCAGAAGGCGTGGAAGCAGACGTCGATCGACATGGCCAAGACCATCTTCAACAAGATCAACTCGAAGGAGGGGACGATCTACCGGACCGACCTCTTCGGCGGGACCAAGCAGTGGCAGGACGGCCTCACCTACCACCCCCTGGGCGGCGCCGTGCTGAACAAGGCGACCGACAACTACGGACGGCTCCACGGCTACAGCGGTCTCTACGTGATGGACGGTTCGCTGATCCCCGGCAACACCAGCGTGAACCCGTTCGTCACCATCACCGCGCTCGCCGAGCGCAACATCGAGAACATCATCACCACCGGGCTGTAGTGACGGCCTGAGAGCAGGACCGGCCGCGGGCGCGTGCGGCCGGTTTCCCTTGCCTTGAGCAGGAAGGTGTTTTACCAAACTGTTATGGGGAAAGCCTTGTTCCATGAACTTCCGACGCGAAGGGAAAGGAACGATGACAGAGGCCGATCCCGAGAATCAGCCCGTTCCGCAGCCGCGCCGCGAGGCGCCTCCCCAGGCCGTCACCGCGGAGCCCGTGGCCGACCGCCGCGTGGCCGGTGGCCCCGCCCAAGAGCGGCCCGCTTACGACCAGCCCGCTTACGACCAGCCCGCCTACGAGGGCCGGCAGCAGCCCGCGCCGCCCCGTCCGGAGCAGCCCGCCTACGACCGGCCTCATGACCAGCCCTACGACCGGTCCGCCTACGAGCGGCAGCCCGCCGGGCAGGGGTACGCCGCCGAGGAGCCCCGCACCGAGCGGGTGATCCCGGGTCGTCGTGCGGACACCGCGCCCCCCGCCCCCGAACGGTACGGCACCCGGCCGGACCATGCCGAGGAAGCCGCGGACCGCGACCGCCGCGAGGCGGCCGGCCGGATCGAGGACGCGGGGAACTCACTCCAGAGCAGCGTGGGCCGCCTGTTCCAGCAGGCGAGCGAGGAGATGGCGCGCATGGTGCGCGCGGAGGTCCGCAGTGCCGCCGCCGAGGCCGCGAACGCGCGCGAGGCGGCGATCACCGAGCAGCGCGGCAAGCTGACCGCGGCCGGTGTCGCGGGGGCCCTCGGCGCCGCCGCGCTCGTGGTGGCCCTCATCGCGGTGCTCGCGCTCTTCGTGCCGCTATGGGCGGCGTCCATGGGCGTCGGCGTGGTGCTCGTCGCCGCCGCCGCGGCGCTCGGCCGCAAGGACGCCAGGGAGACGTCGCGGACCGGCCGGGAGACGCCGAAGGACGCCAAGGCCCTGCGGGCGCCGCGCACCGCGCAGGCGGCGCCGACCCGCGAGGACATCCCGGCTCCGCAGTACGCGCGGCGCTGACCGACGACGACGATCGTCCGCCGCGGCCGCCGGAATTCCGGCCGGCCCGGCGGTGCCAGAGCCCCGGGGATGGGGGTTCCGGGCCGACCGCGTTCACGCGGCCGGCCCGGATCGCTTTTCAGTCGATGCGCGGCAGCATGCACATCGCGTCGAGGCCGAGCACGTGGTTGAGCCGCCCGAACGCCAGCCACGAGCCGATGCTCATGCTCAGCTCCACCACCTCCACCTGGGAGTAGTGCGCGGACATCCGCGCCCAGAACTCCTCGTCGAGGCCGTGGTGGTCGGTGCAGTACCGCTCGGCGTACTCGGCGGCGAGCCTGGTGCGGTCGTCGAAGCCCTTGGCGGTCCGCCAGTTCGCGACCTCGTCGAGGAACGCGTCCTCGACCTTCTCGCCGTCCCGCTCGGTACGCCAGTCCAGGCAGAAGACGCACCCGTTGATCTGCGCGACGCGCAGCCGGGCCGCCTCGAACTCGCGCAGGCCGAGGGTGGTGTGCTCGTACACCGAGAGCGAGAACGCCGACGCGGCGGCCCCGATGCCCGGCACCAACTCGCCCCACACGTAGAGGATGGGGTCCTTGCCCTCCGGGATGTCGATGTTCACGCCGGCTTCCTTCCGAGCTTGCCCACCGCGCCGCGCAGCGGGACGTCCAAGGCGTCGTACAGTCCGGGCTCGTTCGCCACGAGCCAGTCGATCGCGTTCACCAGGCGGCCGACCGCGGTGGCGTTGCCGCCCGCCGACCGGTTGCCGCCCTCGTCGTGGGCCTCGACGCTGACCTCGATGTGCGGGCTGCCCTCGATGATGACGCGGTGGGCCCCGTCGCCCGACGGGGGCACGGGCCAGTCGGGCGCGCACGCCGCGTGGATGCGGGTGACGTGCTCGATGACGATCTTCGGCTCGCCGTCCACGATGCCCTGCACCTCGAAGCGGACGGCGCCCTGCGTGCCCGCCTCGAAGTCGCCCATGAGCTTGGTGGTGACCGTCTCGTCCAGCGCGCGGCGGTCGAGGGTCTCGCGCACCTCGTCGAGTTCGACGCCGAGGGCCCGCGCGATGAGCCTGACCTGCCCGCCCCACACCATGGTCGGCACGGTCGGCGCGAGCATCGGCGGCTCGTAGTCCATGGGCTGGCCCATGCCGACCAGGTAGCGGACGGAGTCCTCCTGGTCGTAGGTGGTGTAGTCGAAGATCTCCTGGCACCGGACGACGTCGACGACCGAGCCGAGCCCGCTGATGATGACCGGTAGCACGTCGTTGCCCCAGCCGGGGTCGACGCCGGAGACGAACAGGGACCCGCCGCCTTCGGCGACCGCGGCGAGCACCTGCTCGCGCATCTCGGCGGGGGCGTTGCGCTGGTCGTACAGCGCGTAGAGGGACGGGGTCACGACCACCGCGCCGGACGCGATCGCGCGGCAGATGTCATTGAGCGCGTCGTCGGGGCGGATGTCCCCGGACGCGGCGTAGACGACGGCGCCGGGCCGTGCGGCGAGCACGGCGTCGATGTCGGCGGTCGCCGCGACGCCGAGAGATCGTTCGAGCCCGCACAGGTCGCCCGCGTCGCGCCCGACCTTCTCCGCGTTGTGCACGACGACGGCGCTCAGCTCAAGTTCCGGATGGGCCGCAACGGCCCGGATCGCGGCCCGGCCGACATTGCCGGTGCCCCAGACAATCGTGGAGATCATAGGGAAAGCCTAGCAAGCGTTTGGTTGTGTGAATAGAGTCACAAGTATCCGGTCAAGGCTCCACCTGGCCGGTGATTTCCCCGATGCCCGGAGCACAGGGCGGGTCTCATCCTTGCGGGGAGCCTCGACCCACCCCTCTGAGGAGAGACCCCATGCGCCTCCTGCGCCTGCTGCTCGGCACCGCGGCCTTCGGCCTCGCCGCCGGGCTCGCCACCGCCCCCGTCCACGCCGCGTCGCCTGAGTACGTCGCACTCGGCGACTCCTATTCGTCCGGTACCGGCGCGGGGTCCTACACCAACCTGCTGTGCACCCGAAGCGCCAACGCCTACCCGGCCAGGTACGCCGTCGCGCACCCCGGCACCGCCTTCAAGTTCGTCGCCTGCGGCGGAGCCACCATCCCCGACGTCGTCGCGAACCAGCTCTCGGCCCTCGGCTCCGGCACCACGCACGTCACCATCAGCATCGGAGGCAACGACGCGGGCTTCGGCTCCACGATGCTGTCGTGCCAGTACGGCACCACCGCGACCTGCCGCGGCGCCCTGGAAGAGGGCACGGAGTTCGTCCAGAGCGAGCTGCCCGGTGAGCTCGACACCCTCTACGCGCAGATCCGCACCCGGGCCCCGCAGGCCGAGGTCGTCGTCGTGGGCTACCCGCGCCTCTACAAGCAGGGCGGCCTGTGCGCGGGCGGCCTCAGCGCGGCCAAGCGCGACCTCATCAACACCGCGGCCGACGGCCTCACCGCGGTCCTCGCCGCCCGCGCCGCGGCCGCCGGCTTCACCTTCGCCGACGCCCGCCCCGGCTTCGCCGGCCACGAGATCTGCACCTCCACCGCGTGGATCGACTCGGGCAACATCCACCCGACCGCCACCGGCCACGCGCAGGGCTACCTCCCGGTCGTCACCGCGGCCCTCGGCGGCTGACCCACCGATACGTCGGACGGTCGAGTGACCGGGCCCGGCCGTCCCCCGGGCCCGGTCACTCGTCGGTGAGGGCCGCGGTCAGGGCTTCGGCGCGGGCCCGGGTGCGGGCGGCCTCGGGCGCGCCGGTGCGGGACTGGAGGTCGGCCAGGACCGACAGGGCGGTGGCCAGGGCGGGGCGGTGCGCGGGGGAGCGGGTGGCGATGTCCTCGTGCAGGCCGGCCGCACGGGTCTGGTGCGGGAGCGCGTCGCCGGGGCGGTCGGCGTCGGCGAGGTAGCCCGCGAGCTTGCTGAGCACCCGGGCGAGCGCGTTCAGGTGCTCGGCCGCGTAGGCGTCGAGCAGCGGCTCCAGCAGTTCCAGGGCCTCGGCCTGGGCCGTCGCGGCGGCGTCGGGGAGCCCGAGCCTGGCCCGCAGCGCCGCGTCGGTCTCCAGGAGGGCGACCGCCGTGACGCGCGGCGCGTCGGGCACCTCCAGGAGGTGGATCTCCCACAGCGCCCACGCCCGGGTGTGCAGGAGATCGGCGGCCTCCAGCGCGCCGTCGTCGAGCAGTTCGTCGGCGACCGCGTTGAGATGGCGCACGGTCCCGACCGCGCTGCCTTGCGCGGAGATCGCCGCGATCGTCGGCTCGACGTCGAGCCCGGCCAGGCTCCGCTCGCGCAGCAGCCGCATCAGCTCGGCGGCGGCCTCCACCGCCTCTCCCGCCTCGGTGAACAGCGCCACGGCCCGCTCCCGCAGCGCGACCGCCTCCGGGGCGCCGACGAGCGCCGCGAGGCGGCTCGACACCACGGCGGTCTGCGCGGCGAAGTAGGCGCCGCCGCGCAGCAGGTGCAGCTCCTCGTAGACCTCCAGCGACTCACGGGTGGCCCCGACGGCCTCCGCGGGCCTGCCCAGCGCCTCGTGGTGCAGGCCGAGGGCGCGCAGCGCCTGGGCGAGGTTAGGCAGGTCCCCGATCTCGCGGTGCAGGTCCACGTCGAACAGCGCGGCGGTGAAGGCCTCCTCGGTCTGGCCGAGCTTCGCCAGATAGATGCCGAGCGACCGCCAGGCGCCCGCGAGCAGCGGACGGAACCGGTCGGGCTCGTCCCGGGACAGCTCGCCGTACAGCGTGATGGCGCGCCGCATCAGCCCGAGCGCCTTCTCCAGGCCGCCTATCCGCTCGTGGTAGCGGCTCGCGTCGTGCAGCGCGACGGCCAGCGCGGTGGCCGCGCGGGGGAGATCGGGCCGGCTGATGCGCTCCAGAAGGCTGACGGCCCGGTCCAGTGCGGTGACGGCGTGCTCGAAGGACTCCTCGGCCTCGCGGATCTGCCCGAGCAGGCAGAGGGCGTCGGCGAGCAGGAGGCCGTGGGCGAGGTCCTCCTCGTACAGCTCCTGGTACAGCGCCGTGGCGTCCAGCGCGGACTGGAGGGCGAGGTCGTGCATGCCGAGAGACCGCGCGCGCGACCCCCGGTCGTGCAGGGCGGGCGCGAGGAGGTCGGCGTGCCCGCCCAGCTCGGTGAGCACGTCGACGGCCTCGGCCGCGGCGGCGAAGGACTCGTCGGCCCTGTCACGGTCGTCCAGCCGGTTGCCCAGCGTCACGAGGGCTTCGCCGAGCGGCCGTCCGCCCTCGCGCCGGGCGGCTTCGACGGCCTCCTCCGCGGCGCCCAGGCCGTCGTCGGAGTCGTCGAGCAGCGCGAGGTGGTCGCTCACCAGGCACAGGCAGTGGACGTACCGGGCGTCCTCACCGAGGTCCCGGAACAGCCCGGCGGCCTCCCGCGCGGCCTGGATGGCCTGCCCTACGTCCCCCGCGTCCCGGCGCAGGCCGACCAGCCTCAGCAGGGAATAGGCGAGTTCCCTGTCGGGCTCCGCAGGCATCCCCGCGTTCCTGTCCCGGTAGACGTGCACGAGGTCTTCCGCGGTCTTCAGCGCCTCGGACTCCGCGCCGACGGCGGAGCAGGCCGTCGCGAGGTCCTCCAGGTAGTCGGCGTACCAGTGGTGGATGCCGGTGTCCTCGGCGTACAGCCCGGCGAAACCGTCGCGCACGGACAGCAGCGCCTCCAGCGCCTCGTCCGGGCGGTCCAGGGCGGACAGGCGGGAGGCCACCGTCTGGACGGCGGAGCAGCGCGTCATCCGCCAGTCGCCGTCGACGTCCTCCCGGGCCAGTGCCTGGACCTCGGCGAGCGCCTCCCGCGAGCTGTCCAGCGCCCCTTCCAGATCGTCGAGGAGGGCCTGGAGCGAGCTGACCCGGGCGAGGGAGAGCGCGGCGGAGTAGCGGTCGCCGAGCAGGCGGAACTGCTCGGCGCTCTGCCTGACGGCGTCGGCGGCCTCGACGTACTCGTCGTCGCCGGCCAGGCTGTCGCCCCACAGGCGAAGGCTCCGCGCGTACTCCGGCCGGAGCCCTTCGCGGCCGTCGGCGAGGAGCAGGGCGAGGCCGCGGACGACGCGGCGGCTCACCACCGCCGCGTCGGTCGGGCGGTCCGCCTCGGCGAGCAGTTCCGTGTAAGCCTCGGCGTCGGCCAGCACGTCCGGCCACCGCCGCTCGTCCTCGGCCGCCAGCGACTCCAGCAGCCGGAAGGCCCGCCCGCGCACCGCGACGGCCTCTTCCAGATCGCCCGAGGCGGCGTGCGCGGCGGCGAGGTCGCGCAGCACCCCGGCCAGGGGAAGACCGGGCGGAAGGAGGCCCGCCAGGACGCGCCGGGCGATGATCTCCCGCGGCCGGTCGCCCGCGCGCGCGAGCGCGGCGGCGAGGTCGCCCAGGCCCCGCGCCAGCTCCGCGCGCAGGATCGCCGGATCGTCGAAGGCGAGCTGCACGGTCGGGTCCGCGGGCGGCGCGACCTCCGCGAGCAGCTTCTCCAGCGCGGCGGTGGTCGCCGCGTCGAGCCCGCACAGCGCGGCGACGTCGAGGAGGGGATGGCAGGCGGACAGGATGTGCTCCCGGAGGTGTGGGACCCCGGCGGCGTGCGCTCCGGGCGGCGCGGCAGCCCTCGGTGGGCTGTTCCGGCGCGGGGGTGCCCGGCGCCCCGGCCGGCCCCTGGGCCACCGCGAAACTATCCGGATCGGGCGAAGCCTTCAACCGGAGCGCCCGCTCCCGGGGCGAGGGATCACTGGTCAGGGCGTGCGGTCGTCCAAGGGCGCGGACAGGGGCTCGGGTACGGGCTCGTGCGGCAGGGCCGCGCGGCCCGCCAGCGGCGCGAGGACGAGCGCGCAGAAGTCGGCGACGGCCGCGGCGTCGGGGTGCCCCGCGGCCAGCACGTCCACGGCGACCAGCGCGGGCTCCTGCGGGGGGATCTCGCGTTCGAGCGACTCCCGCACTGCGTCAGCCCCGGCGATCTCCAGCAGGCGCAGGAGCCCGTCGGTGAGCGCGAGCAGATGCTCCTCGGGAGCCAGGGCGTCGGGGGACAGCAGCCCGCGGCGCAGGAGGGCGGTGAGGGCGGACGGGGCGAGCACGGGGTCGTCGCGCAGGGAGAGCAGAAGGGAGGGGCCGTCGCTGAGGGCGTCGACGAGCGTGTCCAGGAGGAGCAGCGTGCGGTCGCGGAAGGGACACGATCGTACGGCCTCCACCAGGGCGGGCACGTCGTTGTCGTGCGCGGCGAGCCAGCCGCGGATCTCGGCGCGGGCGGCGTCGGCGGGATAGCGCTCGGCGGCGACCCCGAGCAGCTCCGCGGGCCGCGCGGAGGCGAGCTCTCCGATACGCCCGCACTCGCGGCCTTCGGCGAGCAGAGCCTCGCGCACCTCCGCCGCGGCCAGCGGGGTGAGCGACACGGCGGGCGCGTGGGCCGCGTCCCAGGCCGCGCCCCTGCGGCTCCTTCCCTGCTCGGGGAGGAGCGGTCCCTGGAGCTCCAGAGCGCCGAGGTCGCCTAGCGCGCGCAGGGTGAGCGATAGATCCTGGTCCAGGGCGGAACGCCACAGAATGCGCTGCTCGCCGTCGATGTCGGCGAGGTCGTAGGGCGCGGTGCAGTACAGCCACACCTTGTCCTGGAGCCGGTGGCCGGGCACCGGGCAGGGCAGCCCGTACAGCGCGTTGAGCAGGTCGGGCACCGTCTCGGCGAAGTCCGTGCGCAGGATGGAGCCGGAGGCGCAGAAGCTGTCCCCGAGGCGGGGGAAGGCACTGAAAGCCCGCCGCCACAGGGCGAGCGGGTCGGCGAGCACGGCGGACGCCCTGCCGACCTTCGTGAGCCGTCCCGCGTGCACCCGGATGATCCGGGCCTTGCGCGCCCAGGCGACCAGCAGGGGCAGATCGCCGATGTCGCCGCATCCATTGCCGTTCTCCAGCAGCCGTACCAGCGCGCGGGCGTCGACGGGAGGGATCTCCCCGCGCGGGGTCAGCGGCCTGCCGTCCGAGCCGACCCATGCCACCAGCGCCGACAGCCGCCTGACGACCGGCGAGCGCTCCGCGGCCTCGCGCAGTTCGTCGGCGCAGGGCAGGGCCAGCGGAGGCGGCGCCACGGCCCGCCGGACGGGGGCGGGCGCGCGTTCGGCGAGCCGGATGAGCAGGTCCCTGTCGTGCGGGATCCGCCCGGCCGAGACCCCGGATTTCAGGCGTTCCAGTCCGAGCCGGTCGGTGAGGGGGATGCCGTGCCGGGCCGCGGTGAGCTTCCAGTACTTGGTGACGCTGTAGCGCTCCTGGTCGCGGATCGCCGCCGTGAACAGGGGGACCGTGCGGGTGATGGCCCGTTCGGCCTCCGCGGGGTCGCCCGCGCGCGGGTCGCGCAGGCCCGCGGCGTCCAGGTAGCGCAGCAGGGTCCGCAGCGCCTCGGGCACGCACGCGAGGTCCTCGGGCTCGGCCGCGACGCGCTCCGGCACCCATTCCAGGAGGAACTGCCGGACTTCGGCGGGCCGCCAGAACCCCAGCCGCCCATCGGGGCACTCGTGCCGGAACTGGAGCGCGGCATCGATGATCTCGGGAACGAGGCGGACGCCCTGGTCCTCCGCCCAGGCCCGGCAGCGCCGGACGATCAGCTCGCGCGCGGCCCGGTACTCCTCTTCCTCTTCGGTGCCGAAGCAAGTACGCATGCGATGAAGCTACAGAGCCGTTTCCCGAGAGTAATGCAATTTTCACGAACTGCGACCATCGATCCCACGCGAAGCGCCGCCGATATGTCACACCTGCCATGACCTGGTGGGATGTGAGCGGATTGGCGCGTTCGTGCGAT harbors:
- a CDS encoding FG-GAP repeat domain-containing protein, translating into MGDFNGDGRVDIVAGHPGLATKGRKKAGGVLVLNGANRLGKQWRTITRDTAGVPGRSRSGERFGAEIVSGDFDRDGFADLAVGTAGAVVVLHGSKKGLTGKRAKEILPGFSARQDGPGSAQGAPDTARFGTVMSSGDYNGDGYADLAVRSDRGRSGVLVLKGGKKGLTTKGAVRLTNGLKRFGTFLASGDVTGDGRADLVASQATPDGSATPPSAVYDQPFTLLPGSARGPRTATETRWSVPTKRALRFVLGDLDGDRRADLVRTQDAGTEDEQGFTTQLSDGRGFAAPKATVTGQDAPASGVFAIGDFTGDGRGELLASLWSFHSYVALYPGTDEGVGPRSGAYGGESEAVGYGEHLALPNVAGDRRADVLFTSTDGYGGTDLHLHTGGTATERVIRRATGGVESFTLLSP
- a CDS encoding Hsp20/alpha crystallin family protein is translated as MSTVSLWRRDPFAEFDAVVRQAFGPAFAQAPAAAQRRAFVPSAEVTRDGQDAVVAVEVPGLDAAKDVAVEVERGRLIVRGERRDETGGDRGRREIRYGSFRREFVLPEHVTADAVSAVYDAGVLRVRVADAFAEARPGRVAITVGTAAPVEAAVSAAPAEVEAEVEAPKEA
- a CDS encoding GMC oxidoreductase — translated: MLGAAAVLGRAVPAAAAPPPAPIASGSHVPALIIGSGYGGSVAALRLAQAGIDVHIIEMGQAWDTPGSDGKIFANTKSPDVRSFWLRTKTKQPVSSFLGFPIDKDVPKYTGILDAEDFSGITVYQGRGVGGGSLVNGGMAVTPPRARFGGVLPSVDANEMYDTYYPRARAGLGVTDIDQSWWETADCYKYARVGRKHAQRSNFDHVFVSNVYDFDYMKAEQAGTVPKSALDAEVIYGNNAGKKSLQKTYLPAAKATNRVAISPLHKVTSVTPRAAGGYTISIEQLNTAGDVVATKTVSADRVFFAAGSVGTSKLLVKLKATGALPNLNNEVGKGWGDNGNVMCGRANHMWDPTGSVQSSIPTTGIDNWAAGGAFAEVAPLPTGIETYASLYLSITNTPNRAEFSYNASTGGVDLSWQKAWKQTSIDMAKTIFNKINSKEGTIYRTDLFGGTKQWQDGLTYHPLGGAVLNKATDNYGRLHGYSGLYVMDGSLIPGNTSVNPFVTITALAERNIENIITTGL
- a CDS encoding phage holin family protein — its product is MTEADPENQPVPQPRREAPPQAVTAEPVADRRVAGGPAQERPAYDQPAYDQPAYEGRQQPAPPRPEQPAYDRPHDQPYDRSAYERQPAGQGYAAEEPRTERVIPGRRADTAPPAPERYGTRPDHAEEAADRDRREAAGRIEDAGNSLQSSVGRLFQQASEEMARMVRAEVRSAAAEAANAREAAITEQRGKLTAAGVAGALGAAALVVALIAVLALFVPLWAASMGVGVVLVAAAAALGRKDARETSRTGRETPKDAKALRAPRTAQAAPTREDIPAPQYARR
- a CDS encoding carboxymuconolactone decarboxylase family protein, which encodes MNIDIPEGKDPILYVWGELVPGIGAAASAFSLSVYEHTTLGLREFEAARLRVAQINGCVFCLDWRTERDGEKVEDAFLDEVANWRTAKGFDDRTRLAAEYAERYCTDHHGLDEEFWARMSAHYSQVEVVELSMSIGSWLAFGRLNHVLGLDAMCMLPRID
- a CDS encoding dihydrodipicolinate reductase gives rise to the protein MISTIVWGTGNVGRAAIRAVAAHPELELSAVVVHNAEKVGRDAGDLCGLERSLGVAATADIDAVLAARPGAVVYAASGDIRPDDALNDICRAIASGAVVVTPSLYALYDQRNAPAEMREQVLAAVAEGGGSLFVSGVDPGWGNDVLPVIISGLGSVVDVVRCQEIFDYTTYDQEDSVRYLVGMGQPMDYEPPMLAPTVPTMVWGGQVRLIARALGVELDEVRETLDRRALDETVTTKLMGDFEAGTQGAVRFEVQGIVDGEPKIVIEHVTRIHAACAPDWPVPPSGDGAHRVIIEGSPHIEVSVEAHDEGGNRSAGGNATAVGRLVNAIDWLVANEPGLYDALDVPLRGAVGKLGRKPA
- a CDS encoding SGNH/GDSL hydrolase family protein; protein product: MRLLRLLLGTAAFGLAAGLATAPVHAASPEYVALGDSYSSGTGAGSYTNLLCTRSANAYPARYAVAHPGTAFKFVACGGATIPDVVANQLSALGSGTTHVTISIGGNDAGFGSTMLSCQYGTTATCRGALEEGTEFVQSELPGELDTLYAQIRTRAPQAEVVVVGYPRLYKQGGLCAGGLSAAKRDLINTAADGLTAVLAARAAAAGFTFADARPGFAGHEICTSTAWIDSGNIHPTATGHAQGYLPVVTAALGG